The DNA sequence AATCCCCCCCCCAACACTCCAAATACCCCCCGTGGGGGGCGGGGGCAGAAATTCCCCCCTCAGCACTCCAAAATATCCCCTTGGGGGGGCAACCTCCTCCCTAAAGCACTCCTATTGCCCCCTCCGGGGGGTAAATCCTCCCCTGTGCaatatttcccccccccatgACATtacgggggtgggggggggtggcaAAACGGTACCCCCCCCCTCCATAGTGCCTTCATTGCACCTCCCCCTCAACATTGCCCCCATCTCACCCCTGCAGGCAGAGTGATGGTGGGGGGCtgttgtggggggggggactCTGCAGTGATGCCTTAAGTGGAAAGacgcccccccctccccaaataataaagtaaaaggtcaatgtgggggggggggagcctTAAAAGTTAGGTCAATGGTCACCTGAGGTCAGAAGAGGTCATTAATAAATGCAATTGTGTGAAGCTGTGCTTCATTTATGGGGCAGTAATTAATTGGGGGGGGAGGTCATTAATTGGGGGGGAGTGTTAATGGGGGGCTGCACATTGATCCCCCCCCCCTCATGGTCTGTTGTCAGCGGCCGTGGGATTGCATCAGCACTGAGGGGGGGGGAATCCCGTGATCACCCCATGCTGCGTGGGGGGGGAGGCGGCCAAAGTCCATCCATccctttggggggggggcagggatTCCCCCCtcttgccccccccccccccgggcaGGTGCTATAAAGCAGCTCCGGGAGCAGCTGAGGTGGGGGGTCCTAATGGGTGCAGGGCagtgggtggtggtggtggtgctcTGTGTGGGGGGGGCTTCTGCGCCCCCCCCCCCTGATTCCAGCCCCCTTTTAACCTGGGAGGGGGCGAAGAGGTGGCGGCATTTGGTGGCCGGGGGGGGGCCCGGGGGGGCCCAAGCGGTGCTGGAAGTTCTGCCTGGAGGAGAAGTGCGAGGAGCGGAGCTGCGCAGCCCATTCAGTGAGTGGGGGGGGGTTCATCAATGGGGAGTTGGGGGGAGATATTTATGAATGGGAGGGGTTCTATCAATGGGGGGGTGTTTATCAATGGGAGGTTCTCACGGTGTCCCCACCCAGGCCTGCTGGAGATCCAAGCTGTGAAGCCGGGGGTGGTTCGGATCCGGGGGGCTCGCAGTGGGCGCTTCCTTTGTTTGGATGCTGGGGGGCGGCCGCGTGGGGAGGTGAGTGGGGGGGAGACCCCCAAAATGGCTCCTCAAAAACATTGCCCTGAAAAcaccccccattacccccccctTCCCTATTTCCTCACCTGCATTCCTTTACCCCCCCCCATTTTCACAACCCCCCAATTCCACCACCAAAAATATTATCCCTATGACATTCTGATCCCCCCATTACTCCCCCTAATTTTTGCACCCTTTCCATCTATTGCCAACAATTTCTACCTTCCCAAAACTCTCCCCCCATACCAATTCTAAGAATTCTCGACCCCCCTTCGCCTCAGTTTTGATAACCCCTTCCCCAATACCTACCCCCCCCTCAACCTTCCCCTTCACTGATCCCCCATACTCTCCCTTATAAAACCTCCCCCCCAGGAACCCTCCCATGTttaattccccccccccatctgaCCCTCCATTTTACCCCCCCCAGGCCTTCTACACCCCCTCATCCTGCAATTTCCATGAGCACGTGCGCCCTGACGGCTACAACACGTACGAGGCTGAGCGGCTGCACCTCCCCCTCGCCCTGATTCCCCCCGGGGGGGGCACCCTACGACGACCCCCCCCACCTTTCACCCATTTCCTCCCATTACCAGGAGAGGGTCCCCCTGAAAAGCCCCCACAGACACCTCAGCCCCGTCGCAGTTTGGACCCTGACTCCTCAGACCCCTTGGGGCTGTTGGGGCGGCCCCATTTGCGCAGCCCCAGTTACGGCTTTTGAGCAGTTATTTATTGGGGGAGGGGGTAATTTATTGAGGGGACTAAATTATTGGGGGGTGCTGAGATTAAAGGTGCTGGATGCCCCGACGCCGTCCTTAAGGTGAGGGGCTGCCTGGGAAACACCTGGTGAGGGGCTGGTTCTGGTTGTGGGGGATCCTGTGCAGGGGGAGTTGGTGGGGAGGGGTCGGGGGGCTCCGGGGGGGTCCGTACCCTCAGCTCTGTCCCCCGCCCGGCGCCTCGAACTTCTTCTTGCGTCCCTCCATCCCGCTCAGCGCGTCCACGTTCTTCCTCCAGTCGCCGACCTCGCGGCTCTCCTGGCCACGCCCACTGCGTCTCAACCACGCCCACACAAGCCACGCCCACAACCCGACCACACCCTATTAGGCCACGCCCACCTCGTAGGCCACGCCCCCTCTGTGTCCCCCCTAAGGCTCCTATGGCCCCAGTGTCCCCATTGTCCCTCcgccccccatgtcccccatgtccccccgtgtccccaatatccccccatgtccccactcACCTTCTCGGCCTCGTCCTTGCGCACTTGGCGCAGCCCGGCCCTGAGGTCGGTGCCCACGCGGTGCTTGGAGCCCAGCAGAGCCGCCATCATGGCGTCGGCCGACAGCCGCACGCGGCGCAGCGCGGGGCGGACAAAGCGACCCCCGGCCACGCGGCGCCGCAGCTCCTCCATCTGCGTCAGCAACGAGGGGACGGTGAGGGGAAGGTGAGGACANNNNNNNNNNNNNNNNNNNNNNNNNNNNNNNNNNNNNNNNNNNNNNNNNNNNNNNNNNNNNNNNNNNNNNNNNNNNNNNNNNNNNNNNNNNNNNNNNNNNNNNNNNNNNNNNNNNNNNNNNNNNNNNNNNNNNNNNNNNNNNNNNNNNNNNNNNNNNNNNNNNNNNNNNNNNNNNNNNNNNNNNNNNNNNNNNNNNNNNNNNNNNNNNNNNNNNNNNNNNNNNNNNNNNNNNNNNNNNNNNNNNNNNNNNNNNNNNNNNNNNNNNNNNNNNNNNNNNNNNNNNNNNNNNNNNNNNNNNNNNNNNNNNNNNNNNNNNNNNNNNNNNNNNNNNNNNNNNNNNNNNNNNNNNNNNNNNNNNNNNNNNNNNNNNNNNNNNNNNNNNNNNNNNNNNNNNNNNNNNNNNNNNNNNNNNNNNNNNNNNNNNNNNNNNNNNNNNNNNNNNNNNNNNNNNNNNNNNNNNNNNNNNNNNNNNNNNNNNNNNNNNNNNNNNNNNNNNNNNNNNNNNNNNNNNNNNNNNNNNNNNNNNNNNNNNNNNNNNNNNNNNNNNNNNNNNNNNNNNNNNNNNNNNNNNNNNNNNNNNNNNNNNNNNNNNNNNNNNNNNNNNNNNNNNNNNNNNNNNNNNNNNNNNNNNNNNNNNNNNNNNNNNNNNNNNNNNNNNNNNNNNNNNNNNNNNNNNNNNNNNNNNNNNNNNNNNNNNNNNNNNNNNNNNNNNNNNNNNNNNNNNNNNNNNNNNNNNNNNNNNNNNNNNNNNNNNNNNNNNNNNNNNNNNNNNNNNNNNNNNNNNNNNNNNNNNNNNNNNNNNNNNNNNNNNNNNNNNNNNNNNNNNNNNNNNNNNNNNNNNNNNNNNNNNNNNNNNNNNNNNNNNNNNNNNNNNNNNNNNNNNNNNNNNNNNNNNNNNNNNNNNNNNNNNNNNNNNNNNNNNNNNNNNNNNNNNNNNNNNNNNNNNNNNNNNNNNNNNNNNNNNNNNNNNNNNNNNNNNNNNNNNNNNNNNNNNNNNNNNNNNNNNNNNNNNNNNNNNNNNNNNNNNNNNNNNNNNNNNNNNNNNNNNNNNNNNNNNNNNNNNNNNNNNNNNNNNNNNNNNNNNNNNNNNNNNNNNNNNNNNNNNNNNNNNNNNNNNNNNNNNNNNNNNNNNNNNNNNNNNNNNNNNNNNNNNNNNNNNNNNNNNNNNNNNNNNNNNNNNNNNNNNNNNNNNNNNNNNNNNNNNNNNNNNNNNNNNNNNNNNNNNNNNNNNNNNNNNNNNNNNNNNNNNNNNNNNNNNNNNNNNNNNNNNNNNNNNNNNNNNNNNNNNNNNNNNNNNNNNNNNNNNNNNNNNNNNNNNNNNNNNNNNNNNNNNNNNNNNNNNNNNNNNNNNNNNNNNNNNNNNNNNNNNNNNNNNNNNNNNNNNNNNNNNNNNNNNNNNNNNNNNNNNNNNNNNNNNNNNNNNNNNNNNNNNNNNNNNNNNNNNNNNNNNNNNNNNNNNNNNNNNNNNNNNNNNNNNNNNNNNNNNNNNNNNNNNNNNNNNNNNNNNNNNNNNNNNNNNNNNNNNNNNNNNNNNNNNNNNNNNNNNNNNNNNNNNNNNNNNNNNNNNNNNNNNNNNNNNNNNNNNNNNNNNNNNNNNNNNNNNNNNNNNNNNNNNNNNNNNNNNNNNNNNNNNNNNNNNNNNNNNNNNNNNNNNNNNNNNNNNNNNNNNNNNNNNNNNNNNNNNNNNNNNNNNNNNNNNNNNNNNNNNNNNNNNNNNNNNNNNNNNNNNNNNNNNNNNNNNNNNNNNNNNNNNNNNNNNNNNNNNNNNNNNNNNNNNNNNNNNNNNNNNNNNNNNNNNNNNNNNNNNNNNNNNNNNNNNNNNNNNNNNNNNNNNNNNNNNNNNNNNNNNNNNNNNNNNNNNNNNNNNNNNNNNNNNNNNNNNNNNNNNNNNNNNNNNNNNNNNNNNNNNNNNNNNNNNNNNNNNNNNNNNNNNNNNNNNNNNNNNNNNNNNNNNNNNNNNNNNNNNNNNNNNNNNNNNNNNNNNNNNNNNNNNNNNNNNNNNNNNNNNNNNNNNNNNNNNNNNNNNNNNNNNNNNNNNNNNNNNNNNNNNNNNNNNNNNNNNNNNNNNNNNNNNNNNNNNNNNNNNNNNNNNNNNNNNNNNNNNNNNNNNNNNNNNNNNNNNNNNNNNNNNNNNNNNNNNNNNNNNNNNNNNNNNNNNNNNNNNNNNNNNNNNNNNNNNNNNNNNNNNNNNNNNNNNNNNNNNNNNNNNNNNNNNNNNNNNNNNNNNNNNNNNNNNNNNNNNNNNNNNNNNNNNNNNNNNNNNNNNNNNNNNNNNNNNNNNNNNNNNNNNNNNNNNNNNNNNNNNNNNNNNNNNNNNNNNNNNNNNNNNNNNNNNNNNNNNNNNNNNNNNNNNNNNNNNNNNNNNNNNNNNNNNNNNNNNNNNNNNNNNNNNNNNNNNNNNNNNNNNNNNNNNNNNNNNNNNNNNNNNNNNNNNNNNNNNNNNNNNNNNNNNNNNNNNNNNNNNNNNNNNNNNNNNNNNNNNNNNNNNNNNNNNNNNNNNNNNNNNNNNNNNNNNNNNNNNNNNNNNNNNNNNNNNNNNNNNNNNNNNNNNNNNNNNNNNNNNNNNNNNNNNNNNNNNNNNNNNNNNNNNNNNNNNNNNNNNNNNNNNNNNNNNNNNNNNNNNNNNNNNNNNNNNNNNNNNNNNNNNNNNNNNNNNNNNNNNNNNNNNNNNNNNNNNNNNNNNNNNNNNNNNNNNNNNNNNNNNNNNNNNNNNNNNNNNNNNNNNNNNNNNNNNNNNNNNNNNNNNNNNNNNNNNNNNNNNNNNNNNNNNNNNNNNNNNNNNNNNNNNNNNNNNNNNNNNNNNNNNNNNNNNNNNNNNNNNNNNNNNNNNNNNNNNNNNNNNNNNNNNNNNNNNNNNNNNNNNNNNNNNNNNNNNNNNNNNNNNNNNNNNNNNNNNNNNNNNNNNNNNNNNNNNNNNNNNNNNNNNNNNNNNNNNNNNNNNNNNNNNNNNNNNNNNNNNNNNNNNNNNNNNNNNNNNNNNNNNNNNNNNNNNNNNNNNNNNNNNNNNNNNNNNNNNNNNNNNNNNNNNNNNNNNNNNNNNNNNNNNNNNNNNNNNNNNNNNNNNNNNNNNNNNNNNNNNNNNNNNNNNNNNNNNNNNNNNNNNNNNNNNNNNNNNNNNNNNNNNNNNNNNNNNNNNNNNNNNNNNNNNNNNNNNNNNNNNNNNNNNNNNNNNNNNNNNNNNNNNNNNNNNNNNNNNNNNNNNNNNNNNNNNNNNNNNNNNNNNNNNNNNNNNNNNNNNNNNNNNNNNNNNNNNNNNNNNNNNNNNNNNNNNNNNNNNNNNNNNNNNNNNNNNNNNNNNNNNNNNNNNNNNNNNNNNNNNNNNNNNNNNNNNNNNNNNNNNNNNNNNNNNNNNNNNNNNNNNNNNNNNNNNNNNNNNNNNNNNNNNNNNNNNNNNNNNNNNNNNNNNNNNNNNNNNNNNNNNNNNNNNNNNNNNNNNNNNNNNNNNNNNNNNNNNNNNNNNNNNNNNNNNNNNNNNNNNNNNNNNNNNNNNNNNNNNNNNNNNNNNNNNNNNNNNNNNNNNNNNNNNNNNNNNNNNNNNNNNNNNNNNNNNNNNNNNNNNNNNNNNNNNNNNNNNNNNNNNNNNNNNNNNNNNNNNNNNNNNNNNNNNNNNNNNNNNNNNNNNNNNNNNNNNNNNNNNNNNNNNNNNNNNNNNNNNNNNNNNNNNNNNNNNNNNNNNNNNNNNNNNNNNNNNNNNNNNNNNNNNNNNNNNNNNNNNNNNNNNNNNNNNNNNNNNNNNNNNNNNNNNNNNNNNNNNNNNNNNNNNNNNNNNNNNNNNNNNNNNNNNNNNNNNNNNNNNNNNNNNNNNNNNNNNNNNNNNNNNNNNNNNNNNNNNNNNNNNNNNNNNNNNNNNNNNNNNNNNNNNNNNNNNNNNNNNNNNNNNNNNNNNNNNNNNNNNNNNNNNNNNNNNNNNNNNNNNNNNNNNNNNNNNNNNNNNNNNNNNNNNNNNNNNNNNNNNNNNNNNNNNNNNNNNNNNNNNNNNNNNNNNNNNNNNNNNNNNNNNNNNNNNNNNNNNNNNNNNNNNNNNNNNNNNNNNNNNNNNNNNNNNNNNNNNNNNNNNNNNNNNNNNNNNNNNNNNNNNNNNNNNNNNNNNNNNNNNNNNNNNNNNNNNNNNNNNNNNNNNNNNNNNNNNNNNNNNNNNNNNNNNNNNNNNNNNNNNNNNNNNNNNNNNNNNNNNNNNNNNNNNNNNNNNNNNNNNNNNNNNNNNNNNNNNNNNNNNNNNNNNNNNNNNNNNNNNNNNNNNNNNNNNNNNNNNNNNNNNNNNNNNNNNNNNNNNNNNNNNNNNNNNNNNNNNNNNNNNNNNNNNNNNNNNNNNNNNNNNNNNNNNNNNNNNNNNNNNNNNNNNNNNNNNNNNNNNNNNNNNNNNNNNNNNNNNNNNNNNNNNNNNNNNNNNNNNNNNNNNNNNNNNNNNNNNNNNNNNNNNNNNNNNNNNNNNNNNNNNNNNNNNNNNNNNNNNNNNNNNNNNNNNNNNNNNNNNNNNNNNNNNNNNNNNNNNNNNNNNNNNNNNNNNNNNNNNNNNNNNNNNNNNNNNNNNNNNNNNNNNNNNNNNNNNNNNNNNNNNNNNNNNNNNNNNNNNNNNNNNNNNNNNNNNNNNNNNNNNNNNNNNNNNNNNNNNNNNNNNNNNNNNNNNNNNNNNNNNNNNNNNNNNNNNNNNNNNNNNNNNNNNNNNNNNNNNNNNNNNNNNNNNNNNNNNNNNNNNNNNNNNNNNNNNNNNNNNNNNNNNNNNNNNNNNNNNNNNNNNNNNNNNNNNNNNNNNNNNNNNNNNNNNNNNNNNNNNNNNNNNNNNNNNNNNNNNNNNNNNNNNNNNNNNNNNNNNNNNNNNNNNNNNNNNNNNNNNNNNNNNNNNNNNNNNNNNNNNNNNNNNNNNNNNNNNNNNNNNNNNNNNNNNNNNNNNNNNNNNNNNNNNNNNNNNNNNNNNNNNNNNNNNNNNNNNNNNNNNNNNNNNNNNNNNNNNNNNNNNNNNNNNNNNNNNNNNNNNNNNNNNNNNNNNNNNNNNNNNNNNNNNNNNNNNNNNNNNNNNNNNNNNNNNNNNNNNNNNNNNNNNNNNNNNNNNNNNNNNNNNNNNNNNNNNNNNNNNNNNNNNNNNNNNNNNNNNNNNNNNNNNNNNNNNNNNNNNNNNNNNNNNNNNNNNNNNNNNNNNNNNNNNNNNNNNNNNNNNNNNNNNNNNNNNNNNNNNNNNNNNNNNNNNNNNNNNNNNNNNNNNNNNNNNNNNNNNNNNNNNNNNNNNNNNNNNNNNNNNNNNNNNNNNNNNNNNNNNNNNNNNNNNNNNNNNNNNNNNNNNNNNNNNNNNNNNNNNNNNNNNNNNNNNNNNNNNNNNNNNNNNNNNNNNNNNNNNNNNNNNNNNNNNNNNNNNNNNNNNNNNNNNNNNNNNNNNNNNNNNNNNNNNNNNNNNNNNNNNNNNNNNNNNNNNNNNNNNNNNNNNNNNNNNNNNNNNNNNNNNNNNNNNNNNNNNNNNNNNNNNNNNNNNNNNNNNNNNNNNNNNNNNNNNNNNNNNNNNNNNNNNNNNNNNNNNNNNNNNN is a window from the Coturnix japonica isolate 7356 unplaced genomic scaffold, Coturnix japonica 2.1 chrUnrandom516, whole genome shotgun sequence genome containing:
- the LOC107307234 gene encoding troponin I, cardiac muscle: MTSPTLGTVFVFQQHRCTMAEEEEPKPPPLRRKSSANYRGYAVEPHAKRQSKISASRKLQLKTLLLQRAKRDLEREEQERAGEKQRHLGELCPPPELDGLGXXXXXXXCPHLPLTVPSLLTQMEELRRRVAGGRFVRPALRRVRLSADAMMAALLGSKHRVGTDLRAGLRQVRKDEAEKESREVGDWRKNVDALSGMEGRKKKFEAPGGGQS